The Imtechella halotolerans DNA window TCAAGATGTTTTTATTAAAATTTGGGAAGATAAAATTGAATTTAATGATGAAAATACAATAAAATCATACCTATATACTTCTGTCAAAAATAGATGCCTAGATTATTTAAAGAGTAAGCACCATAAATCCTTAGAATATTATTCAATTAATGAGATTGAACGATTAGAAACAGAACACTTCTTTTTAAGAGAAATTGTTGTCGCAGAGGCCTCTTCACTAATAGAAAATGCAATTAATACTCTACCCAATAGATGTGCCCAAATAATTCGACTAAGTATAAAGGACTTCACAAATGCACAAATTGCGGAAGAACTAAATATTTCGATTAATACCGTAAAAGCACAAAAAAAAATAGCCTATAAAAAACTAAAACCCCTGCTAAGAGATTATTTTATTCTTATTGCATTCATCTTTGACACTCCTAGCTAATTTTATAAAAGTTTAAATTTTTTATTAATTCTTTTAACCCTCTATTAATAGTATCTCGTCATAGTAGTAAATAATCGAATTTACTATGTCAATTTTTAATGTAATTATTGCATTATCAAAACGTATTGCAGCTTCGCTATTACGAGATGAACAACCTAAAGAGCTATTCAGTTCAGAAATTTTCGATGATCAAGACAAACAATATATTCTTGATAATCTAACAAAAGAAGAATTAATTAAAAAACGCCTGCATTTATCTAGTCAAATCAATAGAGAAGAAGATTGGAAGCGCATTAAAAGCAGGATTAATGTACCAGTTAGAAAACAACTAGTTTGGCAATATTCAGCTGCTGCGGTGTTTATAGGATTACTTACTACTACCTATATTTTAAAGGATACACTTTTTCATAATCTACAAATTGTTTCACCAGTAGTTGGAACAATTAAAGTTGGAACCGATAGGGCAATTTTAACTTTGGAAGATGGTGAAGATATTAATTTAGAAAAGGGTGTGTCATATCAATCGGATAATATTAATAGTAATGGAGAGGAAATTATATATAGAACAGGTAAAGAAAAAAACGTAATATCCTATAACTATCTCACAATTCCTAGAGGTGGCCAGTTTTCATTACTACTTTCAGATGGAACTAAAGTTTGGTTGAATTCAGAAACCAAGTTAAAATACCCGGTTCAGTTTATTGAAGGAAATTCTAGGGTAGTAGAATTAATTTATGGTGAAGCTTACTTTGATGTATCACATAGTACAGAGCACAATGGGACTAGTTTTAAAGTTCTTAATAACTCCCAGGAAATTGAAGTATTGGGAACAGAATTTAATGTTAAAGCTTATAGGGATGAAACCCATGTGTATACCACTTTAGTAAATGGAAAGGTTAAGGTGATTTATAGTAATGGACAACAAGTTTTAAATCCTGATTACCAAACTAGCCTTAACATCCACAACCATAGTATGAATGTGACCAAGGTCAATGTATACGATGAAATTTCATGGAAAGATGGAATTTTCAGTTTCAAAAATAAATCACTTGATGAAATCATGAAAGTACTTTCCAGATGGTATGATATTGAAGTGGAATTCAACAATTCCGAATTAGGGAATCTCAAGTTTAATGGGGTATTGGGTAAAGATCAAGAAATTGAACAAATTCTAGCAACTATTCAGGCTTTTGGAGCAATTAAGGAATATCAAATCAATAAGAATGTAGTACTCCTAAAATAATAAAAACACCAACAGAAAAAGGAACGAAGCACATTATTTGGCGATAACAACTGTCGTTCCTCTAAATGTTAATTATTGTCTAACTAACACATTACAAATGTATGAAAATTAATTTTTTTAAAAGCCCGCCCTATAAATGGAAATGGGCACTCTTAAACATCATGAGGTCATTTATTTTTTTACTGTGTACAACTGTTTTCAGTTTAAATACGATTACCACTTTTTCTCAAGAGAAGATTGTAGTCAATCGAAATAAGCTAGTCACAGTTGATGAAGTATTTGATATTATTAAGGAACAAACTAATTTTAAGTTTATTTATCTTTCAGATGCGTTCATTAAATCACCTAAAGTTCAACTTTATAAAGGGGAGGTGCTAATTAAAACCCTCTTAGATGAAATTTTAGAAAGAGAAAACCTAATATTTGAGCTTTCTTCCAACAATATTATTATTAAACAGAAACCTGAAAGTCATCAAAAAATATCAAAACCTCAAGGAATTCCAATTTCGGGAAAAGTAACAGATACTAATGGATTACCATTAGCAGGTGTTTCAATAATAATTAAGGGAACCAATAAAGGCACATCAACCAATTCTGAAGGAGTTTTTTCCATTACTGTAATAGATAGAAATTCAGTTATTTTATTTTCATACTTAGGTTTTAAATCTCAAGAAGTTAAAGTTGAAAATAAATCAATTATTAATATTTTCTTAAAAGAGGAAATAAATGAACTAGATGCAGTAACAGTGAATGCTGGGTACTATACAGTAAAGGAAAGAGAACGTACTGGAAGTATTT harbors:
- a CDS encoding FecR family protein → MSIFNVIIALSKRIAASLLRDEQPKELFSSEIFDDQDKQYILDNLTKEELIKKRLHLSSQINREEDWKRIKSRINVPVRKQLVWQYSAAAVFIGLLTTTYILKDTLFHNLQIVSPVVGTIKVGTDRAILTLEDGEDINLEKGVSYQSDNINSNGEEIIYRTGKEKNVISYNYLTIPRGGQFSLLLSDGTKVWLNSETKLKYPVQFIEGNSRVVELIYGEAYFDVSHSTEHNGTSFKVLNNSQEIEVLGTEFNVKAYRDETHVYTTLVNGKVKVIYSNGQQVLNPDYQTSLNIHNHSMNVTKVNVYDEISWKDGIFSFKNKSLDEIMKVLSRWYDIEVEFNNSELGNLKFNGVLGKDQEIEQILATIQAFGAIKEYQINKNVVLLK
- a CDS encoding RNA polymerase sigma-70 factor; its protein translation is MRKNEPFILSLKEYKNLFEKLYSSLCLFANKYLDNLELSRDIVQDVFIKIWEDKIEFNDENTIKSYLYTSVKNRCLDYLKSKHHKSLEYYSINEIERLETEHFFLREIVVAEASSLIENAINTLPNRCAQIIRLSIKDFTNAQIAEELNISINTVKAQKKIAYKKLKPLLRDYFILIAFIFDTPS